A genome region from Cognatishimia activa includes the following:
- a CDS encoding phosphoribosyl-AMP cyclohydrolase, which produces MSITEADLFQARTAWGDALISISKTYEDDGIDAARALASDILDSAYGYNLGPVLFKPTLASGEKTFRPTKDGALAYFVGHDENYPLDGGFGIKGWRSVDYDSSAFFIDGDVGMWMGWAKFTDKDGNVVTVNKTFGYKKDEEGAVRIVLHHSSLPFEP; this is translated from the coding sequence ATGTCTATTACTGAAGCAGACCTTTTTCAGGCGCGCACCGCTTGGGGTGACGCGCTTATTTCGATCTCTAAAACCTATGAAGATGACGGTATCGACGCAGCGCGCGCACTTGCCAGTGATATTCTGGATTCGGCCTATGGCTATAACCTCGGCCCAGTTTTGTTCAAACCCACTTTGGCAAGCGGTGAAAAGACGTTCCGCCCGACAAAAGACGGCGCTTTGGCATACTTTGTTGGCCATGACGAGAACTACCCGCTGGATGGCGGTTTTGGCATCAAGGGTTGGCGTTCGGTCGACTACGACAGCTCTGCATTTTTCATCGATGGCGATGTCGGCATGTGGATGGGCTGGGCGAAATTCACGGACAAAGACGGCAACGTCGTCACCGTGAACAAAACCTTTGGCTATAAGAAAGACGAAGAGGGCGCTGTGCGCATTGTCCTGCACCACTCTTCGCTGCCTTTCGAGCCATAA
- the greA gene encoding transcription elongation factor GreA, whose translation MDKIPTTRKGFNALETELKQLKSVERPAIIEAIAEARELGDLKENAEYHSAREKQGFIEGRIKELEGIISLAEVIDPASLSGSVKFGATVTVADEDTDEEKTWQIVGEYEANVEQGLLNIKSPIARALIGKEEGDSVEVRTPGGVKSYEIVEIAYV comes from the coding sequence ATGGACAAGATCCCCACCACGCGCAAGGGATTTAACGCGCTGGAAACAGAGCTGAAGCAGCTGAAATCCGTGGAACGCCCCGCGATTATCGAAGCCATCGCCGAGGCTCGCGAGTTGGGCGACCTCAAAGAGAACGCGGAATACCACTCTGCGCGCGAAAAGCAGGGCTTTATCGAAGGCCGCATCAAAGAACTTGAGGGCATCATTTCGCTGGCCGAAGTCATCGACCCTGCGTCCCTGTCTGGCTCTGTCAAATTCGGCGCGACTGTGACCGTGGCCGATGAGGACACTGACGAAGAAAAGACCTGGCAGATCGTTGGCGAGTATGAGGCCAATGTGGAACAGGGGCTTTTGAATATCAAATCCCCCATCGCCCGCGCCTTGATCGGCAAAGAAGAAGGCGACAGTGTAGAGGTGCGCACGCCGGGTGGTGTGAAAAGTTACGAGATCGTCGAGATTGCCTACGTGTAG
- the mobB gene encoding molybdopterin-guanine dinucleotide biosynthesis protein B produces the protein MKRFGITGWKNAGKTTLTQRLVAEFTAKGITVSTIKRTHHSVDLDPKGTDTHKHRMAGASEVVLASDARYAILKEHRGAPPTLDDLIARLAPVDLVLIEGFKAEDHPKIEAHRAETSQGLIAANTPSVVALATDTPVSLDRDIPQFDLDDIPAIALFIAHHLDLAI, from the coding sequence ATGAAGCGCTTTGGCATCACCGGCTGGAAGAACGCGGGTAAAACCACGCTGACACAACGTCTGGTCGCGGAGTTCACTGCCAAAGGGATCACGGTCTCTACCATCAAACGCACCCATCATTCGGTGGATTTGGATCCCAAAGGTACCGACACCCATAAACATCGCATGGCCGGCGCCTCAGAGGTCGTGCTTGCCTCTGATGCGCGCTATGCGATCCTGAAAGAGCACCGTGGCGCGCCGCCGACACTGGACGATCTGATCGCCCGTCTCGCGCCAGTGGATCTGGTGCTGATCGAGGGCTTCAAGGCCGAAGACCACCCGAAAATCGAGGCACATCGGGCCGAAACCAGCCAAGGGCTTATCGCAGCCAACACGCCCTCTGTTGTGGCTTTGGCGACTGATACCCCCGTCTCGCTAGATCGCGATATTCCTCAGTTTGATCTCGATGATATTCCAGCGATCGCGCTATTCATCGCGCACCATTTGGACCTTGCAATATGA
- a CDS encoding AzlC family ABC transporter permease encodes MSTTTSKSSFWQGLRDGLPFILVIVPFSALFGVVATEAGLNVYETLAFSVVVIAGAAQFTAVQLMMDNTPTIIVILSALAVNLRMAIYSASLAPYLRDAKIWQRALVAYGTVDQSYALSAAKYENEPDMTTAQRLAYFSGCLVPVLPLWYGFTVVGALGGKAVPDSWALDFAVPLCFLAMIGPMLRTLPHLTAALVSIAAALGFTWVPFNLGLLIAAFLAMVAAVQCESFLERRSKT; translated from the coding sequence ATGAGTACGACCACCTCGAAATCGTCATTTTGGCAAGGATTGCGCGACGGGCTGCCGTTTATTCTGGTGATCGTCCCGTTTTCGGCGCTTTTCGGAGTGGTCGCGACCGAGGCCGGATTGAACGTTTATGAAACACTTGCCTTCTCTGTTGTGGTGATCGCAGGTGCTGCGCAGTTCACCGCGGTGCAGCTGATGATGGACAATACGCCGACCATCATTGTGATCCTCTCGGCCTTGGCCGTGAACCTCAGGATGGCGATCTATTCCGCCTCGCTTGCGCCCTATCTACGTGATGCCAAGATCTGGCAACGTGCGCTCGTGGCCTATGGCACGGTCGATCAAAGCTATGCACTGTCGGCCGCGAAATACGAGAACGAGCCCGACATGACCACGGCCCAACGTCTGGCCTATTTTTCGGGCTGTTTGGTGCCAGTGCTACCGCTTTGGTATGGGTTCACTGTCGTCGGTGCTTTGGGTGGCAAGGCCGTACCTGACTCATGGGCGCTCGATTTCGCGGTGCCACTGTGTTTCCTTGCCATGATCGGGCCGATGTTGCGCACCCTGCCCCATTTGACGGCAGCGCTGGTGTCCATTGCAGCGGCACTCGGCTTTACCTGGGTTCCGTTCAACCTTGGCCTCTTGATCGCCGCATTCCTCGCTATGGTCGCGGCTGTGCAATGCGAATCCTTTCTGGAACGGAGATCCAAAACATGA
- a CDS encoding aa3-type cytochrome c oxidase subunit IV, whose amino-acid sequence MAEHEHGSMNIEVQEKAFAGFIKGSTWVAAVSVALLIFIAIVNG is encoded by the coding sequence ATGGCTGAACATGAACACGGTTCGATGAACATTGAAGTACAGGAAAAAGCTTTCGCAGGCTTTATCAAAGGCTCGACCTGGGTCGCAGCAGTTTCCGTCGCGCTTCTGATCTTTATCGCGATTGTAAACGGCTAA
- a CDS encoding electron transfer flavoprotein-ubiquinone oxidoreductase, which produces MAEIEREAMEYDVVIVGAGPAGLSAAIRLKQLNADLDVVVLEKGSEVGAHILSGAVLDPVGLNKLIPDWKEKGAPLNVPVKEDNFYMLGEAGEIRIPNAPMPPLMNNHGNYIVSMGNVCRWMAEQAEELGVEIFPGMACSELVYGENGEVKGVVAGVFGLEADGSYGENTEPGMELHGKYVFLSEGVRGSLAKEVIAKYDLQKGKEPQKFGVGMKEIWEIDPAKHNEGEVTHTMGWPLGSNAGGGSFVYHLDNNQVYVGFVVHLNYKNPHLFPYMEFQRFKHHPKIAELLKGGKRVAYGARAISEGGYQSMPKMVAPGVALLGCSVGMVNVPRIKGNHNAMLSGMAAAEAAYAAIQDGRASDELNDYETEVRNGAIGKDLKKVRNVKPMWSKWGLTASLALGGFDMWCQTLTGFSLFGTLKHGKNDAEATESADKHKPIDYPKPDGTLSFDRLTNVSFAATNHEESQPCHLRLADPNLPIATNLPKFDEPAQRYCPAGVYEVVEKDGKPEFVVNFQNCVHCKTCDIKDPSQNITWVTPQGGDGPNYPNM; this is translated from the coding sequence ATGGCGGAAATCGAACGCGAAGCAATGGAATATGACGTTGTCATCGTCGGCGCAGGCCCAGCCGGTCTGTCAGCAGCGATCCGTCTGAAGCAGTTGAATGCAGACCTTGACGTGGTCGTGCTGGAAAAAGGCTCTGAGGTCGGCGCGCATATTCTGTCAGGGGCTGTTCTGGATCCTGTGGGTCTGAACAAGCTGATCCCGGATTGGAAAGAAAAAGGCGCACCGCTGAACGTGCCGGTCAAAGAAGACAACTTCTATATGCTCGGCGAAGCGGGCGAGATCCGTATCCCGAACGCGCCGATGCCACCGCTGATGAACAACCACGGCAACTACATCGTTTCCATGGGCAACGTCTGCCGCTGGATGGCCGAGCAAGCCGAAGAGCTGGGCGTCGAGATCTTCCCCGGCATGGCCTGTTCCGAGCTTGTTTACGGCGAGAATGGCGAAGTCAAAGGCGTTGTGGCCGGTGTCTTTGGCCTAGAGGCTGACGGCTCCTACGGCGAGAACACCGAGCCTGGCATGGAGCTGCACGGCAAATATGTCTTCCTCTCCGAAGGCGTGCGTGGCTCGCTTGCGAAGGAAGTCATCGCGAAATACGACCTGCAAAAGGGCAAAGAGCCTCAAAAGTTCGGCGTTGGCATGAAAGAGATCTGGGAGATCGACCCGGCCAAGCACAACGAAGGCGAAGTGACTCACACGATGGGCTGGCCTCTGGGTAGCAACGCGGGCGGCGGGTCTTTTGTCTATCACCTGGACAACAACCAAGTGTACGTCGGTTTCGTGGTTCACCTGAACTACAAAAACCCGCATCTCTTCCCTTACATGGAATTCCAGCGCTTTAAGCATCATCCAAAGATCGCCGAGCTTCTGAAGGGCGGCAAACGCGTGGCTTACGGTGCCCGTGCGATCTCTGAGGGTGGCTATCAGTCCATGCCGAAGATGGTCGCGCCGGGTGTGGCACTGCTGGGCTGTTCTGTTGGTATGGTCAACGTGCCGCGCATCAAGGGTAACCATAACGCGATGCTCTCTGGCATGGCGGCGGCTGAGGCTGCTTATGCGGCGATTCAGGATGGCCGCGCCTCTGATGAGCTGAACGATTACGAAACCGAAGTTCGCAATGGCGCGATCGGCAAAGACCTCAAGAAGGTCCGCAACGTCAAGCCTATGTGGTCCAAATGGGGTCTCACCGCCTCGCTGGCGCTGGGCGGCTTCGATATGTGGTGCCAGACGCTCACCGGCTTCTCTCTGTTTGGGACGCTCAAGCATGGCAAGAATGACGCCGAGGCGACCGAGTCCGCGGATAAACACAAGCCTATCGATTATCCAAAGCCCGATGGCACCCTGTCCTTTGACCGCCTGACCAACGTCAGCTTTGCAGCCACCAACCACGAAGAAAGCCAGCCCTGCCACCTGCGTCTGGCCGATCCAAATCTGCCGATTGCAACCAACCTTCCCAAGTTCGATGAACCTGCGCAGCGCTATTGCCCGGCCGGCGTTTATGAGGTCGTGGAAAAAGATGGCAAGCCAGAGTTCGTGGTCAACTTCCAGAACTGCGTGCACTGCAAAACCTGCGATATTAAAGACCCAAGCCAGAACATCACGTGGGTCACGCCGCAAGGCGGAGACGGGCCGAATTATCCGAACATGTAG
- a CDS encoding molybdenum cofactor synthesis domain-containing protein, which yields MTKPPPLKNDCFALPPGVHWTPVDEALALLQSRMSGVTEAEDLPVADALDRILAEPVMAERSHPPHANCAVDGYALTGARYEEDVHRVPLCEGRSAAGQPFDGVVPDTHALRVLTGANLPAGTDTVILQEDVHLEDGHIAFHGPLKIGANARKAGEDVRAGETLFPAGHRLTPADLGLLSATGVGRVTLHKPLRVAVISTGDELAEAGAAASDEQIYDANRPMLLAAIKKLGHEPIDMGRMPDQRDILKDGLTRAAQEADVILTSGGASAGDEDHMSALLNETGTMALWRIAIKPGRPLALGVWEGTPVFGLPGNPVAAMVCTLILARPVMRLMAGQSWNIPQGFMLPAAFTKSKKAGRREYLRARVRQGQVEVFPSEGSGRISGLSWAEGLVELSDEAQDITPGTPVRYISYADFGL from the coding sequence ATGACCAAGCCGCCGCCCTTAAAGAACGACTGTTTCGCCCTGCCGCCCGGGGTGCATTGGACCCCGGTGGATGAGGCCTTAGCGCTTTTGCAATCTCGTATGTCAGGCGTCACTGAGGCTGAGGATTTGCCCGTTGCGGACGCACTTGACCGGATCTTGGCAGAGCCTGTGATGGCCGAGCGCTCTCATCCGCCCCACGCAAATTGTGCGGTGGATGGCTATGCTCTGACAGGTGCGCGGTACGAAGAGGACGTGCATCGCGTGCCTTTGTGCGAGGGGCGTTCTGCGGCAGGGCAACCATTTGACGGTGTAGTGCCAGACACCCACGCGCTGCGCGTTTTGACGGGTGCAAATTTGCCTGCGGGTACGGATACGGTCATCCTGCAAGAAGACGTACACCTCGAAGACGGCCATATCGCCTTCCACGGCCCCCTCAAGATTGGGGCGAATGCACGCAAAGCGGGCGAAGATGTGCGGGCGGGCGAGACGCTCTTCCCGGCCGGTCATCGCTTAACCCCCGCCGACCTCGGGCTTCTGTCAGCCACGGGCGTTGGGCGCGTGACGCTCCACAAGCCTCTGCGTGTGGCCGTGATCTCAACCGGGGATGAATTGGCCGAGGCGGGGGCTGCCGCCAGCGATGAACAGATCTATGACGCCAATCGCCCCATGCTTTTGGCGGCAATCAAGAAGCTTGGTCACGAGCCCATCGACATGGGACGCATGCCGGACCAGCGCGACATTCTAAAGGATGGCCTCACCCGTGCGGCCCAAGAGGCGGATGTCATCCTCACCTCAGGCGGGGCCTCTGCCGGAGACGAGGACCACATGTCCGCGCTTCTGAATGAAACCGGCACCATGGCGCTTTGGCGGATCGCGATCAAACCGGGCCGGCCTTTGGCGCTGGGTGTGTGGGAAGGAACTCCTGTATTTGGTCTTCCGGGCAATCCGGTCGCTGCGATGGTCTGTACTTTGATCCTTGCGCGCCCTGTGATGCGCCTGATGGCGGGTCAAAGCTGGAACATTCCCCAGGGATTCATGCTGCCCGCCGCTTTCACCAAATCCAAAAAGGCAGGGCGTCGCGAATACCTGCGCGCGCGCGTGAGGCAAGGACAGGTCGAAGTCTTCCCCTCTGAAGGGTCCGGCCGCATTTCGGGTCTAAGTTGGGCGGAAGGGCTTGTTGAGCTGTCCGACGAAGCGCAGGACATCACGCCTGGAACCCCAGTGCGCTATATCTCCTACGCGGATTTCGGGCTCTGA
- a CDS encoding formate dehydrogenase accessory sulfurtransferase FdhD, which yields MQLAKLNDHTYLIAPNPSGAGLSRSVAGVDHNGQPVDTSVVEERPLTIYLNSQEIVTAMTIGDYPEYLALGFLRNQRMLSDADQVTAVQFDEELETVVVRTEQETNHEDKLKKKTRTSGCAVGTVFGDMMEGLEDLELPSLSIRTSDLYQLSSIINRTPSLYLEAGAIHGTVLCEGNRPLVYMEDVGRHNAVDKIAGWMLETGTSPDNKLLYTTGRLTSEMVIKCALMGIPALASRSGFTAWGVEIAQQVGLTLIGRLRGARFVCLSGQDRLTYDADPSSVADDPKKSRRKGAAS from the coding sequence TTGCAATTGGCAAAGTTAAATGACCACACGTATCTAATTGCGCCGAACCCTTCGGGGGCCGGTTTGTCGCGGTCTGTCGCCGGTGTAGATCACAACGGTCAGCCGGTGGACACGTCGGTGGTCGAAGAACGCCCCCTGACGATCTACCTCAACAGCCAAGAGATCGTGACCGCGATGACCATCGGGGATTATCCCGAGTATCTTGCGCTTGGCTTTCTGCGCAATCAACGGATGTTGTCTGACGCGGATCAGGTCACCGCCGTGCAATTTGACGAGGAACTCGAAACCGTCGTCGTGCGCACGGAGCAGGAAACCAACCACGAAGATAAGCTCAAGAAAAAGACCCGCACCAGCGGCTGCGCCGTGGGCACGGTTTTTGGCGATATGATGGAAGGGCTGGAGGATCTTGAGCTGCCGTCGCTGTCGATCCGCACCAGCGACCTTTATCAACTGTCGTCGATCATTAATCGCACGCCGTCGCTCTATCTTGAGGCGGGCGCGATTCATGGAACTGTGCTCTGCGAAGGCAACCGCCCGCTGGTCTATATGGAGGACGTGGGCCGCCACAACGCCGTCGACAAAATCGCTGGATGGATGCTCGAGACGGGCACATCTCCTGACAATAAGCTGCTTTATACAACCGGTCGTCTGACCTCGGAGATGGTCATCAAATGTGCTCTCATGGGCATTCCGGCTTTGGCCAGCCGCTCTGGGTTTACGGCTTGGGGCGTGGAAATCGCCCAGCAGGTTGGCCTGACCCTGATCGGTCGTCTGCGCGGCGCGCGGTTTGTCTGCCTGTCGGGCCAAGACCGTCTGACCTATGACGCAGATCCCTCCTCGGTCGCCGACGACCCCAAGAAAAGCCGCCGCAAAGGGGCAGCGTCATGA
- a CDS encoding AzlD domain-containing protein: MSEHPDLWLIIVALGLGSFGLRFMFTGLLGSWSMPAIILRHLRYAAVAVLPGLVAPLVLWPSTTDGQIDPARLTAAVVTLGVAMIFKRVLLAIVTGAGTLFLMLYLIA; encoded by the coding sequence ATGAGCGAACATCCGGATCTCTGGCTGATCATTGTGGCCCTTGGGCTAGGCAGCTTTGGCCTGCGCTTCATGTTCACGGGGCTCTTGGGATCCTGGTCCATGCCCGCAATCATCCTGCGGCATCTGCGCTATGCGGCGGTGGCTGTCCTGCCGGGACTGGTCGCGCCACTGGTTCTGTGGCCCAGTACAACGGACGGGCAGATCGATCCGGCCCGCTTGACGGCTGCGGTGGTCACTTTGGGCGTCGCGATGATCTTTAAACGCGTGCTCTTGGCCATCGTGACCGGAGCTGGCACGTTGTTCTTGATGCTCTATCTGATCGCTTAA
- the mobA gene encoding molybdenum cofactor guanylyltransferase MobA, whose amino-acid sequence MNAPLGVILAGGRATRMGGGDKGRLMLGDQSLLDLVIARLTPQVSGIALNANGDANRFADTGLPVLPDSLAGHPGPLAGVLAGLDWAARQGADSIVSVAADTPFFPEDLVGKLRAASGSMPLALAASRDDDGKLWRQPTFGLWPVALREELRQALTDGLRKVVLWTDAHDAVTAEFPSTDFDPFFNVNTPEDLEAARAIYEAMA is encoded by the coding sequence ATGAACGCCCCACTCGGAGTGATCCTCGCCGGAGGCCGCGCCACACGTATGGGCGGCGGCGACAAAGGGCGGCTGATGCTCGGGGATCAAAGCCTACTGGATCTCGTGATCGCGCGGCTCACACCGCAAGTCAGCGGTATCGCTCTAAATGCGAATGGCGATGCAAACCGTTTCGCGGATACTGGTTTGCCCGTGCTTCCCGATAGCCTCGCGGGCCATCCTGGCCCGTTGGCGGGTGTTCTGGCCGGTCTGGACTGGGCCGCTAGGCAGGGGGCGGACAGCATCGTCAGCGTGGCCGCCGACACGCCGTTTTTCCCAGAGGACTTGGTTGGCAAGCTGCGGGCCGCCTCAGGGAGCATGCCGCTCGCACTTGCCGCAAGTCGCGACGATGACGGCAAACTCTGGCGACAGCCTACATTCGGCCTTTGGCCGGTCGCCTTGCGTGAAGAGCTGCGCCAAGCCTTGACGGATGGGCTGCGCAAAGTGGTGCTGTGGACAGACGCACATGATGCGGTCACAGCCGAGTTCCCAAGCACAGATTTCGATCCCTTTTTCAACGTGAATACACCCGAAGACCTTGAAGCCGCCCGTGCGATCTATGAGGCGATGGCATGA
- a CDS encoding DUF6173 family protein → MNNDIKTSAEALEAAALPKRYEAHANGEAETDLPTTVAQKPLEQKSAAEWAYERLILYIQNFEKQLDNEHEVAMGFAGGDVGVLRIEGMGYFDPDIVTFYGTDDIGAKTQLVQHVSQLNVMLRALPKPKELPEPNRIGFRLAQDLQKNT, encoded by the coding sequence ATGAACAACGATATCAAAACCTCTGCAGAGGCTTTGGAAGCCGCGGCCCTGCCCAAGCGCTATGAAGCGCACGCGAATGGAGAGGCCGAGACGGATCTGCCAACCACCGTTGCACAAAAACCGCTGGAACAAAAAAGTGCGGCCGAATGGGCCTATGAACGTCTGATCCTTTATATCCAGAATTTCGAGAAACAGCTCGACAATGAACACGAAGTCGCGATGGGCTTTGCCGGCGGAGACGTTGGTGTTCTGCGGATCGAAGGCATGGGTTATTTCGATCCTGACATCGTGACGTTCTATGGGACCGACGACATCGGTGCGAAAACGCAATTGGTGCAACACGTCAGCCAGCTGAATGTGATGCTGCGTGCGTTGCCCAAGCCCAAAGAGCTGCCAGAGCCCAACCGCATCGGCTTTCGACTGGCCCAAGACTTGCAGAAAAACACCTAA